A portion of the Salvelinus fontinalis isolate EN_2023a chromosome 32, ASM2944872v1, whole genome shotgun sequence genome contains these proteins:
- the LOC129830985 gene encoding cilia- and flagella-associated protein 20-like isoform X3 gives MFKNTFQSGFLSILYSIGSKPLQIWDKKVRNGHIKRITDNDIQSLVLEVEGANVSITYITCPADPKKTLGIKLPFLVMIIKNLKKYFTFEVQVLDDKNVRRRFRASNYQSTTRVKPFICTMPMRLDDGWNQIQFNLSDFTRRAYGTNYIETLRVQIHANCRIRRVYFSDRLYSEDELPAEFKLYLPVQNKAK, from the exons ATGTTTAAAAACACCTTTCAAAGTGGATTCCTATCTATCTTGTATAGCATTGGGAGCAAACCGCTTCAGATATGGGATAAAAAG GTCAGGAACGGCCACATAAAGCGGATTACAGACAACGACATTCAGTCGCTAGTGCTTGAAGTGGAGGGAGCAAATGTCAG CATAACCTACATCACTTGTCCGGCTGACCCAAAGAAGACACTTGGCATCAAACTCCCGTTCTTGGTTATGATCATAAAGAATTTGAAGAAGTATTTCACCTTTGAAGTCCAG GTGTTGGATGACAAGAATGTGAGGAGGCGGTTCCGGGCAAGTAACTACCAGAGCACCACTCGGGTGAAGCCCTTCATCTGTACCATGCCCATGAGGCTGGACGATGGCTGGAACCAGATCCAGTTTAACCTGTCTGACTTCACACGGCGGGCCTACGGCACCAACTACATCGAGACACTCCGCGTACAG ATCCATGCAAACTGCCGCATACGGAGAGTGTACTTCTCTGACAGACTGTACTCGGAAGATGAGCTCCCTGCGGAGTTCAAACTTTATCTACCCGTACAGAACAAAGCAAAG TAA
- the LOC129830985 gene encoding cilia- and flagella-associated protein 20-like isoform X1 has translation MFKNTFQSGFLSILYSIGSKPLQIWDKKVRNGHIKRITDNDIQSLVLEVEGANVSITYITCPADPKKTLGIKLPFLVMIIKNLKKYFTFEVQVLDDKNVRRRFRASNYQSTTRVKPFICTMPMRLDDGWNQIQFNLSDFTRRAYGTNYIETLRVQIHANCRIRRVYFSDRLYSEDELPAEFKLYLPVQNKAKDNDLTHLQAV, from the exons ATGTTTAAAAACACCTTTCAAAGTGGATTCCTATCTATCTTGTATAGCATTGGGAGCAAACCGCTTCAGATATGGGATAAAAAG GTCAGGAACGGCCACATAAAGCGGATTACAGACAACGACATTCAGTCGCTAGTGCTTGAAGTGGAGGGAGCAAATGTCAG CATAACCTACATCACTTGTCCGGCTGACCCAAAGAAGACACTTGGCATCAAACTCCCGTTCTTGGTTATGATCATAAAGAATTTGAAGAAGTATTTCACCTTTGAAGTCCAG GTGTTGGATGACAAGAATGTGAGGAGGCGGTTCCGGGCAAGTAACTACCAGAGCACCACTCGGGTGAAGCCCTTCATCTGTACCATGCCCATGAGGCTGGACGATGGCTGGAACCAGATCCAGTTTAACCTGTCTGACTTCACACGGCGGGCCTACGGCACCAACTACATCGAGACACTCCGCGTACAG ATCCATGCAAACTGCCGCATACGGAGAGTGTACTTCTCTGACAGACTGTACTCGGAAGATGAGCTCCCTGCGGAGTTCAAACTTTATCTACCCGTACAGAACAAAGCAAAG gacaatgacctaacacacctccaggctgtgtaa
- the LOC129830985 gene encoding cilia- and flagella-associated protein 20-like isoform X2, which produces MFKNTFQSGFLSILYSIGSKPLQIWDKKVRNGHIKRITDNDIQSLVLEVEGANVSITYITCPADPKKTLGIKLPFLVMIIKNLKKYFTFEVQVLDDKNVRRRFRASNYQSTTRVKPFICTMPMRLDDGWNQIQFNLSDFTRRAYGTNYIETLRVQIHANCRIRRVYFSDRLYSEDELPAEFKLYLPVQNKAKQ; this is translated from the exons ATGTTTAAAAACACCTTTCAAAGTGGATTCCTATCTATCTTGTATAGCATTGGGAGCAAACCGCTTCAGATATGGGATAAAAAG GTCAGGAACGGCCACATAAAGCGGATTACAGACAACGACATTCAGTCGCTAGTGCTTGAAGTGGAGGGAGCAAATGTCAG CATAACCTACATCACTTGTCCGGCTGACCCAAAGAAGACACTTGGCATCAAACTCCCGTTCTTGGTTATGATCATAAAGAATTTGAAGAAGTATTTCACCTTTGAAGTCCAG GTGTTGGATGACAAGAATGTGAGGAGGCGGTTCCGGGCAAGTAACTACCAGAGCACCACTCGGGTGAAGCCCTTCATCTGTACCATGCCCATGAGGCTGGACGATGGCTGGAACCAGATCCAGTTTAACCTGTCTGACTTCACACGGCGGGCCTACGGCACCAACTACATCGAGACACTCCGCGTACAG ATCCATGCAAACTGCCGCATACGGAGAGTGTACTTCTCTGACAGACTGTACTCGGAAGATGAGCTCCCTGCGGAGTTCAAACTTTATCTACCCGTACAGAACAAAGCAAAG CAGTAA